One window of Heptranchias perlo isolate sHepPer1 chromosome 15, sHepPer1.hap1, whole genome shotgun sequence genomic DNA carries:
- the si:ch73-335m24.2 gene encoding protein eva-1 homolog C translates to MASSLPIMSCKKSQLVQDLMAVGDGAQELMVVADSYLLKILRNHTVHACDGERLSVSCPPQTSISILSAFYGRRVPSEHLCPSTRNISAESTNCAALTAIPKVYDECQDQRSCQLSVNSRVFGLDPCPETNKYLIVSFKCKPDGHKNKVVCENEKLQLQCKNQTILVIYAASFGRSLHGNMECPSLNSTTPDIECLSPTALRQMSSRCHGKPNCSIIASVLSFGDPCFPGVRKQLKVSYTCVPKKLFEEAGQGAVKPFLISDYTHGLPEKVALFFVSGVCSGLVFILCAFGFHVLVKQDIRKLRSEAEDNQESENGLTKISDDEDDASSDASFRRLTRQYRTSDNIFSPEVAAVMVDRVEQKEQGDKEMWLNKESSPYAIQNLNQHP, encoded by the exons ATGGCTTCATCTTTGCCAATAATGAGCTGTAAGAAATCTCAACTTGTTCAGGACTTAATGGCAGTTGGAGATGGAGCCCAAGAGTTAATGGTGGTGGCAGACA GCTACCTTCTGAAGATTCTGCGGAACCACACGGTACATGCTTGCGATGGGGAGCGGCTCTCAGTAAGCTGTCCACCTCAGACATCCATTAGCATTCTGTCTGCCTTCTATGGACGTCGCGTTCCCAGTGAACATCTCTGTCCCAGTACAAGAAACATTTCAGCTGAAAGCACCAACTGTGCCGCCCTCACTGCTATACCG AAAGTATATGATGAATGTCAAGACCAGCGCTCCTGCCAGCTTTCAGTCAACAGTCGGGTTTTTGGACTTGATCCCTGTCCTGAGACCAACAAATATCTGATTGTTTCATTTAAATGCAAACCTG ATGGACACAAAAACAAAGTTGTGTGTGAGAATGAGAAACTACAACTCCAGTGTAAAAACCAAACTATCCTTGTCATTTACGCTGCAAGTTTTGGACGATCGCTCCATGGGAATATGGAATGCCCCTCACTGAACAGCACTACTCCAGATATCG AGTGCTTATCACCTACGGCTTTAAGACAAATGTCATCGAGGTGCCATGGCAAACCTAATTGTTCGATCATTGCCAGTGTTCTGAGTTTTGGTGATCCCTGTTTCCCTGGAGTCCGCAAACAACTCAAAGTATCATACACATGTG TTCCAAAAAAACTGTTTGAAGAGgctggtcaaggagcagtaaagcCCTTCTTAATATCGGATTATACTCACG GTCTCCCAGAGAAAGTAGCCCTGTTCTTCGTGTCTGGCGTGTGTTCTGGCTTAGTATTCATCCTCTGTGCTTTTGGATTTCATGTGCTGGTGAAACAAGACATTAGGAAACTCCGTAGCGAGGCAGAAGACAACCAAGAAAGTGAAAATGGGCTTACCAAGATTTCAGACGATGAGGATGATGCCTCCTCTGATGCCTCATTTCGACGGTTGACCAGACAGTACAGGACCTCAGACAATATCTTCAGCCCAGAGGTGGCAGCTGTGATGGTCGACAGAGTAGAGCAAAAAGAACAAGGGGACAAGGAAATGTGGCTGAATAAGGAGTCCAGCCCCTATGCAATCCAGAACCTGAATCAGCATCCATGA